The Oenanthe melanoleuca isolate GR-GAL-2019-014 chromosome 12, OMel1.0, whole genome shotgun sequence DNA window GCTGGCAAACTAGATCTATACATCCACCCAGTGAATAAAAGTCTTGGTGTGCACAAAGGCAGGACTGGAGGAGGGGTGTCGTGGTGTTTGGTGTGAAGATGGGATTTTGCCGGGAGTGCCTCAAGCTCTGTCAGATCCTGTGGAATCTGCAGTTAGGGGTAGGGACGGGCTTGGCTTGTGTTTGAATTGTCACTaaaggttttcctttccagtcccaagggctgtgtgtgctgtggtgtCTGTCCCTACAGTAGCAGGCTGGCagtctgcagctgtgctggagacGGCTGCCCTGGCACTTGTGTATCTGTGATCACTGCCAGGTACTGTCAGGGTTACAGTGCTGTTAATTTTGGAAGGTAGGGTGAAATGTGTGGGTTCTGGGGCAGTGCAGATACACAGCACATGGTTCATCCTGCTAGGTTGGGACAAGCTTAAGTCTGCACACAGTTAACTTAGTtaaacagcagcagagtttgGACCTCTCTGATTACAGAGACCTGAAAGTCTTTGCGATTCAAATGACAGCTACAAATGGGGTTTTCCtctaaaaatctgtatttttctataaagaaaacaagatttaaaaGCTGAGGAAACCAGGCTGTAAGTTCCAGAAGGAGAAAATGACTTCAAAAGGAGATGTCTTTTCCTTGGTCATTTTTCTGTGACAACATTGGTGCTGCTGTTCATAgtcatttttttccaattgaACAGGAGCAAGTGGTGATTCCATACATTGTGGGATGGGGAAAAAGTCAATTCTTTCCATGTTTCATGTTGATCTTTTTCGCTAATACTGAGGCATTTGTTAGGGCAAATAACTCATGAAGGGGTTACAGAGCAGGACTGTTCATCGGGAATTGGGTGACAGGAGAGAGCAAATTTAGCTCCCATATTAGAAGGAGGTGCTTcgggcggtgccggtgccgtggcaggggtggcactgcagggtcCGCCGGGCCCTCCATCCGCGACCCCCGTGCGACCCCGAGCCCGCCCGCTCCGGCTGCGCATGCGCGCTGCGGGGTCACCCAATCTGCGCGAGCGGGGCGCGCAGGCGCACTGGGGAGCGGCGCCGCGTTCACTTCCGGGGCTGGGATCGGCGGCGTGCGCGGCGGGACTGAGCGGCTGAGGGGCCGGAGAACAGCGGGACCATGGTGAGTGAGGGATtgaggggctcagggacacaGCGGGACCATGGTGAGTGAGGGATtgaggggctgagggacacAGCGGGGCCATGGTGAGTGAGGGATtgaggggctcagggacacaGCGGGACCATGGTGAGTGAGGGGCAGGAGAACAGCGGGCCCATGGTGAGTGAGGGACATTGTGGGGCTGAGGGACACGGAGGGACCAtgagggctgaggggctgctcgGCACTTGTCCCCTGGTGCCGCTGCCGGCGAGGGGCTCGGAGGGGCTGGCCCGAGGGGCTCGGAGGGaccggcggcggggcggggccgggggtgACCCAGGCCCTGTGTTTGTGTCTTGCAGGCTCGCAACGCGGAGAAGGCCATGTGAGTGCGGCGGGGACACCCAGCTCGGGCCCGGGCCGCCTCGGCTGCGGCCAGACCTGCTCTCCCACATCCCTGCTCgctggccctggctgtgcctgatCTCTCACATCTGTGCCTGGCTGGCCCATAGAACTCACTGTTCAGTCTCTTTTAAAGCACCGACAGTTTAATGATGCTTCTGGGTACTCAGTTGTACATATGCTGGCCCAGAGGCAGTGGGAGTTGGAGGGCACCTGCACACACCTACCTGGTgctctggagctcctggagctgtgctgggtggtTCTGTGCAGGAGAGACCCTGCAGCAGTGTactgcaggctgggagagaaGTACACTGAAATGTGTTGTAAAGGACCCTGCGGTTTTAGGGAGTTCCCATTTGGGGAACAGAGATGCCACACTAGATAGGAGGAATCAATCAGCATTGCTTTACTTGAGAATGAACCAACTGAGGATTTCTAGTGTTGAGAAGTGGTTAAATGGAAGAGCTGGAGGTGGTCAGTGAATGTGTTCAggccttttttttctgtaactaaGATGGGTGTTACATATCCATTATAAACACCCAGAGCAAAACTTGTTGTTGTTGGAATGTGGCTTTTTGAAAGtgaatttgctttcttctctttagGACGGCCTTGGCAAGATTTCGACAGGCCCAACTTGAGGAGGGCAAAGTCAAGGTGAGATCTAAAAGCCCTGGAGGTTTGGTAACTCAAGGCAGGCCTTGTTCACTGGTGTCCTGTGCTTGACTCCAGTTAGAAGGAAGATATTTCAGCTGACTATTTCACTATTTCAGCCAGGAAAATTGTCCACTACAGATTCTCCAAaccattttttacttttctgcttCATATTGTGTATTATTCAGAGGCAGTTTTTAGTAAAAAAGGTAGAGCCTTTTAATAAAAGGTAAAGTTGTGGGGAAAGGGACAAAATAACTGCACACAAAACCCTAGAAGCAAGACGATGCATTAGTTTGTGTAAGCAAGCCAATGGAATGTGAAGAAGGTTGAGAAGAAGGCACTATATAAAGTGGAAAAATTACATTGCTTAGTAGTAGCAGTTGAGAAAAGCTTAACCTTAAGGAGGTGGTGTGTGCTGAAAATGGTGAAACTGTCCTGAATGGAGCATTTTTTGTATTGGAGAGGATTATGGGgtgttttgaaaaaaacaggTTAGGTATTTTGGTTTGGATAAAGTGGATTTAAGTATGTCTTTATAGTCTGTGATAGTTTAATTTCTAAGGGCTGTAAATCATTATTGTTCTCCACTTCCTAAAAATCCATGGCCCTGGAGCTTGGTAGCATAATTTGGCATTAATGGAGAAGTAAAGCCTGTGTGAAATGCTGTGTGCCAGCTGATTTTGATGTGTGTGGTGTTCTGTCTGACAGGAACGAAGGCCTTTCCTTGCATCAGAGTGTAATGAGCTGCCCAAAGCTGAGAAATGGAGGAGACAGGTAATGTCAACCTGTGGATTTTCTAATTCTATAGTAGATAGAATTTATAGATTCCTTTTTAGATAACCTGCTTACAAGGGGTTTTCCACACACGTCAGTATCCTGACAGTTAAATCACAGATAATTTTCTAAGATTGTACAGCTCAGTGTTCAAAGTAGCTCCTACCATGTGTGGTTGCCCAGGACCATGGCCAGGTGAGTCTTTAGCTTCTTCAGGGATTTCAGTTCCAGGTGTTTGGAGCTGCTGTTCCAGTCTTTGATTATCTTCCTAATAATTTCTTTCCCCTTGAATTTAATCAGAATTTCTCCAGTTGCAACTTGTATTTTATTGCAACTTGTCCTATTGCCATGCACTTCTCAAACAATCTGTCTCTGTCTTCTCTATTCCCTCCACtgatttagaaattaatttctgtgtttttatttgacTAGATCATTGGGGAAATTTCCAAGAAAGTGGCACAGATCCAAAATGGTAAGATTTTTCTcaccatgttttatttttttgaatatCCAGTCATAAGCAGTTACAgtaaaaaatcccatttcatgTGAACTTTGTTGTTTCCATTGcataaattctgaaattcctCTGGTGTTTCTGTGAGCTGCTTGatttattgcttttcttcctctttaatAGCTGGATTGGGTGAATTCAGAATTCGGGACCTGAATGATGAAATTAACAAACTTCTGAGGGAGAAAGGACACTGGGAGTACAGAATAAAGGAGCTAGGAGGTCCTGATTATGCTGTAAGTGTGGAATGTCTTGTTCTGCTTACAAGTGAAGTGACTGCTGAGAAAAATATGTAACATTTAATTACCCAGGGAAGACTTGGCCAGTGTTATTTTTGTTCAGCCCCTAAAATGTTTGGTTGTATTAGAAGAAAGTTTTAAACTATGAGCtctatttattttccagagGATTGGCCCAAAAATGTTAGATCATGAAGGGAAAGAAGTTCCAGGAAACAGAGGCTACAAGTACTTTGGGGCTGCAAAGGACTTGCCAGGAGTTAGAGAACTTTTTGAAAAGGAACGTAAGTAAAAAGCAGTTCTTCCCAGACATGCATCTGTGTAGGAAAATACCTTGAGTAAAATGCTGTTGTAGTTTGTGGGGAGTGCTGCTGACAGCATTTCTGAATGTCTTAGGTCAGCTCAGTGAAACACTGAGTACAGGTAAAGTTAATTGAATGCTAAGAGCACCTTTGGCTGTTTGCAGTTAAGGAAATATAGAAAGGAGTAAACTGGTTTCTGCTGGGAATTCCAAAAGGCAAGGACTGATGTCATATAGAAACTTTCCATATAACAGGCAAATTTTATTGAGAAGTTATAAATAGGACtagaaaaagatgaagaaaaagggaaagttGGGTTGTCCATAATTTTAGAAGCAGGAATGAGTTTTCCTAATCAAAAACTGATATAAGGGGATGAAACTTTGTTGTGGAATGAGTGGGCCTAAAAGTGAAGCAAAGACAAATTATGGGAAGTACTCCAGGATGTGGGGGAGGCATTGGGTCAGTTTGTGGTCTGTGCAGGCCAGAGGGTGACACCAGTgctccagtgctggcagcaggcagcagggtgcCGTGAGGCTGGGGACaagctggggacactgagcaggTGATGGAGTGACCTGATGGGTGACTGGTGTTCTTgcagccctgccacccccacGGAAGACTCGGGCTGAGCTGATGAAGGACATCGACGCCGAGTACTATGGCTACAGGGATGAGGATGATGGGATTctggagcccctggagcaggagcatgAGAAGAAAGGTATGTGAGATTGCAaacctgcacagagcagcccaggaaggGGTGAAGGTGGACTCTGAAGTTAAggcaccttttttttctgatgtagAGGGTTTAGGTGAGAAGTTTAAGTCCATTGGAAAAGCTCTGGCAATAAGACCATTGTCTTATTGACCATAAGTCAGCTGCTCTGACTGGCTCTCAGCCACACTTGccattttcctttgctcctcAGTTATAGCAGAAGCAGTGGAAAAAtggaagatggagagagaagCACGACTTGCAagaggtgaggaggaggaggaggaaaacatcTATGCTGTCCACGAGGAAGAGGTAGGGGATGGCTCAAGTGATGTGACTTGTCTTCTGTGCtcctgtcttggtttgaaggacaggtgtctgctaagaaaggcagaagcctctctttgaaatggagaatgtaaaccccccccctccctccaaattataaTTTGtaaattaaggggctctcaggcaaaaatatgggaataggagtaacagttctttactaggaaaattaaaatagaaatacagtattacaaagaacaaacccaaagcaCTGACAGAGTTAGAATACAACCTGgcaccctgtcagtcagggtgttggtagcagtcccattaaatggtggctgcatctttttggagtgacagatgtggttctgttgaagcagGGGTtctgtagaaggtgcagttttcctctgaaggtccagtgatgatgtagAAGGGTGTAGTTTTcttctggaatccagtggaaaaaagtCTGCtttgatgttccaaatctcagtttctatctaggtaggaaatgtttggctcctccccttggctggagcatctcccagtgggatgatggaattttatcagtcatgcactgggactgaatgggccattaacagaagatacttccctggaggaaggatgggtgtggaaaagataaagatgactgccccattagcagagaatatTTCCCACTaagataagaatcactgccccacctggtttcaatagatggtgatagaatacacactttaggtcacatcctgcattgctACCTAAGACAGCTCCCTTCTTGTGACTGTGCCAAGGACCTGTgttctgctgccctgcccctctcccagtCTGACCCGCTACTCGGGTTAGTAAGAGCAGGGGAGTGCTCTTGGCCCAAGTTTAGGGAGTGCTGGAGGCTGGCAGGTGAGGACAGACCTTTCACTGGAGAGAGAAACACCTTGCTGTGGTTGAAGTGGCACTGCTTTTGTCAATAAATAACGTCACACTGCCACTGTGAAAACCCAAGGAGTGCAGGGCCTTGTTTACA harbors:
- the ISY1 gene encoding pre-mRNA-splicing factor ISY1 homolog isoform X1; translation: MARNAEKAMTALARFRQAQLEEGKVKERRPFLASECNELPKAEKWRRQIIGEISKKVAQIQNAGLGEFRIRDLNDEINKLLREKGHWEYRIKELGGPDYARIGPKMLDHEGKEVPGNRGYKYFGAAKDLPGVRELFEKEPLPPPRKTRAELMKDIDAEYYGYRDEDDGILEPLEQEHEKKVIAEAVEKWKMEREARLARGEEEEEENIYAVHEEESDEEGGKEREGEDGQQKFIAHVPVPTQQEIEEALVRRKKMELLQKYASETLLAQSEEAKTLLGL